From the Lathyrus oleraceus cultivar Zhongwan6 chromosome 4, CAAS_Psat_ZW6_1.0, whole genome shotgun sequence genome, one window contains:
- the LOC127137503 gene encoding U11/U12 small nuclear ribonucleoprotein 31 kDa protein, whose translation MSSKKKHKRKHSNSDEDDDVFYYRYCASSSTPNTTTGTTSSNQPQSKPNNKGSSIGGTGEPLAPSKSTLYVSNLDYSLTNSDLHTLFSTFGRIARVTVLKDRHTHLSRGVAFVQFVSRNDAQRAVAEMNKKILNGRTLTASIAADNGRAPEFIRKRVYNTETALCYECGGHGHLSYECPKNQLGPRPRPQPKKPRWGFSGLRDRDGEEEGDEEEEEGGQIAAEQFDDNWASVVDDEAGERLLGRNRNDDEGLDNNKTKKKGKKAGYFSDESDHDDDD comes from the coding sequence ATGTCAAGCAAGAAGAAACACAAACGAAAACACAGCAACAGCGATGAAGACGACGACGTTTTCTACTACCGCTACTGCGCTTCGTCCTCAACCCCCAACACCACCACCGGCACCACATCCAGTAATCAACCCCAATCAAAACCCAACAACAAAGGATCATCAATAGGAGGAACAGGTGAACCCTTAGCACCATCAAAATCGACGCTATACGTTTCTAATCTAGATTACTCCCTAACAAACTCCGATCTCCATACGCTCTTCTCTACTTTCGGCCGCATCGCGCGTGTAACCGTTCTCAAAGACCGTCACACGCACCTAAGTCGCGGTGTCGCGTTTGTCCAATTCGTTTCTCGTAATGATGCCCAACGCGCCGTGGCGGAGATGAATAAGAAGATTCTCAATGGAAGGACTCTAACTGCTTCTATTGCTGCTGATAATGGACGTGCTCCGGAGTTTATTCGGAAGCGCGTGTACAATACTGAGACTGCTTTGTGTTATGAGTGTGGGGGGCATGGTCATTTGTCGTATGAGTGTCCTAAGAATCAGTTGGGGCCGAGGCCGCGGCCTCAGCCTAAGAAGCCGCGATGGGGATTTAGTGGGCTGAGGGACAGGGATGGGGAGGAGGAAGGTgatgaggaggaggaggagggtGGTCAGATTGCTGCGGAGCAGTTTGACGATAATTGGGCTTCTGTTGTGGATGATGAAGCAGGTGAAAGGTTGCTGGGGAGAAACAGAAATGATGATGAGGGTTTGGACAACAACAAGACgaagaagaaagggaagaaaGCTGGGTATTTCAGTGATGAGAgtgatcatgatgatgatgattga
- the LOC127137505 gene encoding U11/U12 small nuclear ribonucleoprotein 31 kDa protein — translation MSSKKKHKRKHSDSDEDDDVFYYRYCASSSTPNTTTGATSNYSLTNSDLHALFSTFGRIARVTVLKDRHTRLSRGVAFVQFVSRNDAQRAVAEMNKKILNRRTLTAFIAADNGRAPEFIRKRVYNTETALCYECGGHGHLSYECPKNQLGSRPRPKPKKPRRGFSGLRDRDGEEEGDEEEEEGGQIAAEQFDDNWASVVDDEAGERLLGRNRNDDEGLDNNKTKKKGKKAGYFSDESDHDDDD, via the exons ATGTCAAGCAAGAAGAAACACAAACGAAAACACAGCGACAGCGATGAAGACGACGACGTTTTCTACTACCGCTACTGCGCTTCGTCCTCAACCCCCAACACCACCACCGGCGCCACATCCA ATTACTCCCTAACAAACTCCGATCTCCATGCGCTCTTCTCTACTTTCGGCCGCATCGCGCGTGTAACCGTTCTCAAAGACCGTCACACGCGCCTAAGTCGCGGTGTCGCGTTTGTCCAATTCGTTTCTCGTAATGACGCCCAACGCGCCGTGGCGGAGATGAATAAGAAGATTCTCAATCGAAGGACTCTAACTGCTTTTATTGCTGCTGATAATGGACGTGCTCCGGAGTTTATTCGGAAGCGTGTGTACAATACTGAGACTGCTTTGTGTTATGAGTGTGGGGGGCATGGTCATTTGTCGTATGAGTGTCCTAAGAATCAGTTGGGGTCGAGGCCGCGGCCTAAGCCTAAGAAGCCGCGACGGGGATTTAGTGGGCTGAGGGATAGGGATGGGGAGGAGGAAGGTgatgaggaggaggaggagggtGGTCAGATTGCTGCGGAGCAGTTTGACGATAATTGGGCTTCTGTTGTGGATGATGAAGCGGGTGAAAGGTTGCTGGGGAGAAACAGAAATGATGATGAGGGTTTGGACAACAACAAGACgaagaagaaagggaagaaaGCTGGGTATTTCAGTGATGAGAgtgatcatgatgatgatgattga